In Mugil cephalus isolate CIBA_MC_2020 chromosome 7, CIBA_Mcephalus_1.1, whole genome shotgun sequence, the sequence GGGAAACTGCTGGTGATACCCATGGATGGGAGTCACTGGGTGGGTATTAAAGCAATTGCCCAAGAAATGGGTCGACGTGGACACCAGGTCACTGTGGTAATACCTGAGATCAGCATACGGATGGGCCCGGGGAAACACTATGACACTGTGACCTATCCTGTTCCTTATGACAAGGCCTATATTGACTCCGTTATGGCCACACACAAGGAAATCATGCAGAAATCTGCACAGAATTTCATGGATAAGATAAAGAAACGGTTCTCACAGATCCAGAGAATTTCAGGCATAATTCACACCACTGCAGAGAGCCTACTGTTCAATGACACCCTCATCTCACATCTGGCACAGCAGGTAAGGGCCAATAAAAAGTCACAAGGTATCAGTACAATTGCAATGTACCAAATGTACCAAAAATATCAGAACAAAAATTGACAGACAATACTGTGATATTGGAAAAACGTCATATTATAGAGCATTATTATATTGTTAATATTGCTGCATCACTTTACTGGTGTAGAGGGTCATTGTGAAATCTAGGTTTAGCCACTTCCATAGACTTAGTTGGCGATTCACTGAAGATTTGTCAATTAACTTATAACTGAAGTTTGTTATTGTACCCTCTCACATTAATTCTTCACAGGGTTTTGATGCCGTCCTGACAGACCCCATGGTGCCTACAGGCTCTTTAATAGCTCGCAAATTGGGTGAGGTCTCTGACACTTGATCTTCCTGTGTGCGTGCGCTTTACATTTTCTCACCAGTCATTGCACAATCACTTGCAGGCCTCCCGACCATTAATTTGCTGAGGGGTATACCGTGCTCCTTGGACATGAAGGCTGCAGGCTGCCCCTCCCCATCCTCATACGTGCCTCGCTTTTTAACCGGATTCACAGATAAAATGAACTTCAAGGAGAGAGTCATCAATACTTTGGTGAATACATGAAGCCGGACACAGATGAATCATTTACAGTTTCCCTTTCTGTGACTGTttgtctgtcacacacacttgcactcaCCTTGGCATGAAAAACTCATTGTGACTCTGATCAGGGTCATTCAGTTTGACAAATCAGGATCCTTCAAATGTTTGTCTCTCTCATTTACTGTACCTGTAGGTCGCACACATGCATTGCATTACTGCTGCCGTGTTTCAGATTAAAACTGGAATCTCATTGGAATCTTAGATAACTGCAACCAAACACCTGTACCGTTGCTTCTGACATACAGGTGGCTCTACTGGAACCGTTGTTCTGCAGACTGCTGTACTGGCATTTTGATAAAATAGCCTATGAGTTCCTGGGAGAGAAGGTGGGCATAGCTGAAGTGCTGTCAGATTCGGATATCTGGCTGATGAGGTAACATGTGCAAAGGTTATTCATTGATATTTGGGAAAAGAACACACGGTCACGTACAGTGCATTAACAGTTTACCTGATGTTCCTATAGGTGTGGCAACTAAATCACactgatgggggaaaaaaaatctcatatGATCCTTTGTTTAAACAGGATTGACTTCACACTGGAGTTTCCACGTCCTCTCATGCCTAACTTAGTGCTTGTTGGTGGAATCAACTGTGATGTGAAAAATCCTCTACCTAAGGTAAGGTCTCTGTAGTTTAGACCACAGTTGAGACTCAAAAGTATTCAgcatttagattttcttttacttccttGTAAGAGTAGCGTATGAAAAGGCCCTACCATGTGTATTGTGTCTTTTTGCAGAAGTTGGAGTCCTGGGTGTCAGGAGAGCACGGGTTTATAGTGTTCACTCTGGGCTCTTTGGTGTCAGATATGCCAGAAGAAATCACCTCTGTCTTCTTAGAGGCCTTCAGACAGATTCCACAAAAAGTACAGAAGCATTTATCAATATATGAAAATCTTACACTATAAAAACCAAATAActaaatgtctaattaacagGTGTTTTGGAGATACACTGGGAAGATTCCTGACGATGTCCCAGAAAATGTGAAGATGATGAAATGGGTGCCGCAGAATGATCTTCTGGGTGAGTGGGCCCACTGCAGCACATCCTGAAATCTCAAACCCATCACTCAGAACTGACAAATTCCCTAAATTGTTCCTAAATCCGACGTCTCTGCATGCATCTTAGCACATCCTGGAGCTCGTGCTTTCATCACTCACGCTGGCTCACATGGTATTTTTGAGGGATTGTGTCACGCTGTTCCCATGTTAATGGTGCCACTTAACGGGGACCAGCCTGACAACGCGGGAAAGATGGCGAGCAGAGGCGCAGGAGTTGTGTTGGATATATTTTCTATAACTACAGAAAGTCTTCTTCAGGGACTGAACAAGGTCATCAATGACAGCAGGTGAGGTGTCAGAGTTTCTCAAAATGTGAATCTACCCTAACTCTTATTTCAGAACCTGCCTTTAACACAGTTTACCTTCCCATCTGTGTGCCCAGTTATAGAGAGAATATGCAGAGACTGTCTGCTCTA encodes:
- the LOC125010469 gene encoding UDP-glucuronosyltransferase 1A1-like — its product is MRKAAVFALFLLIMAMEGNGAADKMKESVAENARPKEKVKTKEAEATNTIPASDSAYSPFSGKLLVIPMDGSHWVGIKAIAQEMGRRGHQVTVVIPEISIRMGPGKHYDTVTYPVPYDKAYIDSVMATHKEIMQKSAQNFMDKIKKRFSQIQRISGIIHTTAESLLFNDTLISHLAQQGFDAVLTDPMVPTGSLIARKLGLPTINLLRGIPCSLDMKAAGCPSPSSYVPRFLTGFTDKMNFKERVINTLVALLEPLFCRLLYWHFDKIAYEFLGEKVGIAEVLSDSDIWLMRIDFTLEFPRPLMPNLVLVGGINCDVKNPLPKKLESWVSGEHGFIVFTLGSLVSDMPEEITSVFLEAFRQIPQKVFWRYTGKIPDDVPENVKMMKWVPQNDLLAHPGARAFITHAGSHGIFEGLCHAVPMLMVPLNGDQPDNAGKMASRGAGVVLDIFSITTESLLQGLNKVINDSSYRENMQRLSALHKDRPIGPLDLSVYWTEFVMRHKGAKHLWAAVHNLNWFQYYCLDIIALLGTVLLVFVLVTVKCMKLCFWKVSRKRKQD